From a region of the Capricornis sumatraensis isolate serow.1 chromosome 22, serow.2, whole genome shotgun sequence genome:
- the TBC1D7 gene encoding TBC1 domain family member 7 isoform X1: protein MTEDSQRNFRSVYYEKVGFRGVEEKKSLEILLKDDRLDIEKLCTFSQRFPLPSMYRALVWKVLLGILPPHHESHAQVMMYRKEQYSDVLHALEVIRFISDATPQVEVYLYMHRLESGKLPRSPSFPLEPEDEVFLAIAKAMEEMVEDSVDCYWITRCFVNQLNSKYRDTLPQLPKAFEQYLNLEDSRLLSHLKACCAVCTLPYELWFKKCFAGCLPESSLQRIWDKVVSGSCKILVFVAVEILLTFKIKVMALNSAEKITKFLENIPQDSSDAIVSKAIDLWHKHCGTPVHSA, encoded by the exons ATGACTGAGGACTCCCAGAGAAACTTTCGTTCAGTATATTATGAAAAAGTGGGGTTTCGTGGAGTTGAAGAGAAGAAATCATTAGAAATTCTCCTAAAAGATGACCGTCTAG atATCGAGAAACTTTGTACTTTCAGTCAGAGGTTCCCTCTCCCATCCATGTACCGTGCGTTGGTCTGGAAGGTGTTACTCG GAATCTTGCCTCCACACCATGAGTCCCATGCCCAGGTGATGATGTATCGCAAGGAGCAGTACTCTGATGTCCTTCACGCCTTGGAAGTCATCCGCttcatcagtgatgccaccccTCAGGTTGAAGTCTATCTCTACATGCACCGGTTGGAGTCTGGGAAGTTGCCTCGAAGTCCCTCGTTTCCACTG gAGCCAGAAGATGAAGTATTTCTTGCCATCGCGAAGGCCATGGAAGAGATGGTGGAAGATAGCGTCGACTGTTACTGGATCACGCGATGCTTTGTGAACCAGCTGAATAGCAAGTACCGGGACACTCTGCCCCAGCTG CCAAAGGCTTTTGAACAATACTTGAATCTGGAAGATAGCCGACTGCTGAGTCACCTGAAGGCCTGCTGTGCAGTGTGCACACTTCCCTACGAGCTGTGGTTCAAGAAGTGCTTTGCCGGGTGCTTGCCCGAGTCCAGCTTACAGAG GATTTGGGATAAAGTTGTAAGTGGATCCTGTAAGATACTAGTTTTTGTAGCTGTGGAAATTcttttaacctttaaaattaaagtaatgGCGCTGAACAGTGCAGAGAAGATAACAAAGTTTCTGGAAAAC ATCCCCCAGGACAGCTCGGACGCTATCGTGAGCAAGGCCATCGACTTATGGCACAAACACTGCGGGACCCCAGTCCACTCTGCCTGA
- the TBC1D7 gene encoding TBC1 domain family member 7 isoform X2 yields MTEDSQRNFRSVYYEKVGFRGVEEKKSLEILLKDDRLGILPPHHESHAQVMMYRKEQYSDVLHALEVIRFISDATPQVEVYLYMHRLESGKLPRSPSFPLEPEDEVFLAIAKAMEEMVEDSVDCYWITRCFVNQLNSKYRDTLPQLPKAFEQYLNLEDSRLLSHLKACCAVCTLPYELWFKKCFAGCLPESSLQRIWDKVVSGSCKILVFVAVEILLTFKIKVMALNSAEKITKFLENIPQDSSDAIVSKAIDLWHKHCGTPVHSA; encoded by the exons ATGACTGAGGACTCCCAGAGAAACTTTCGTTCAGTATATTATGAAAAAGTGGGGTTTCGTGGAGTTGAAGAGAAGAAATCATTAGAAATTCTCCTAAAAGATGACCGTCTAG GAATCTTGCCTCCACACCATGAGTCCCATGCCCAGGTGATGATGTATCGCAAGGAGCAGTACTCTGATGTCCTTCACGCCTTGGAAGTCATCCGCttcatcagtgatgccaccccTCAGGTTGAAGTCTATCTCTACATGCACCGGTTGGAGTCTGGGAAGTTGCCTCGAAGTCCCTCGTTTCCACTG gAGCCAGAAGATGAAGTATTTCTTGCCATCGCGAAGGCCATGGAAGAGATGGTGGAAGATAGCGTCGACTGTTACTGGATCACGCGATGCTTTGTGAACCAGCTGAATAGCAAGTACCGGGACACTCTGCCCCAGCTG CCAAAGGCTTTTGAACAATACTTGAATCTGGAAGATAGCCGACTGCTGAGTCACCTGAAGGCCTGCTGTGCAGTGTGCACACTTCCCTACGAGCTGTGGTTCAAGAAGTGCTTTGCCGGGTGCTTGCCCGAGTCCAGCTTACAGAG GATTTGGGATAAAGTTGTAAGTGGATCCTGTAAGATACTAGTTTTTGTAGCTGTGGAAATTcttttaacctttaaaattaaagtaatgGCGCTGAACAGTGCAGAGAAGATAACAAAGTTTCTGGAAAAC ATCCCCCAGGACAGCTCGGACGCTATCGTGAGCAAGGCCATCGACTTATGGCACAAACACTGCGGGACCCCAGTCCACTCTGCCTGA